One genomic window of Polyangium aurulentum includes the following:
- a CDS encoding Fur family transcriptional regulator: MGVSREERAVGHEKVALDRLKARLQAYMAKKGLRSTAQRRLIVDTFFEGAPHMTIEDLLTEVRTRDKGIGYATVYRTLKLLAESGVASERRFGDGLSRYELADEAQSHHDHLICVNCGKIIEFEEPRIEALQDEIARRYGFNITSHKHEMYGTCADCQKKSKRIV, translated from the coding sequence ATGGGCGTGAGCAGGGAGGAGCGCGCCGTGGGGCATGAAAAAGTCGCGCTCGACCGTCTGAAGGCGCGGCTTCAGGCCTACATGGCGAAGAAGGGGCTGCGCTCGACAGCCCAGCGTCGGCTCATCGTCGACACCTTCTTCGAGGGTGCCCCGCACATGACCATCGAGGACCTGCTCACCGAGGTGCGCACCCGCGACAAGGGCATCGGGTACGCGACGGTTTACCGCACCTTGAAGCTGCTCGCGGAGAGCGGCGTCGCCTCCGAGCGGCGCTTCGGCGACGGCCTCAGCCGCTACGAGCTCGCCGACGAGGCCCAGTCGCACCACGACCACCTCATCTGCGTCAACTGCGGCAAGATCATCGAGTTCGAGGAGCCGCGCATCGAGGCGCTACAGGACGAGATCGCGCGCCGCTACGGCTTCAACATCACGTCGCACAAGCACGAGATGTACGGCACCTGCGCCGACTGCCAGAAGAAGTCGAAGCGTATCGTCTGA
- a CDS encoding HAD-IC family P-type ATPase: MRAAGPVVDPVPCSGCGKLLDPLRAGHVAIFDLKFHFFCNRHACRASFLGEPPSAAPQDARRDGAPIAVLAPRLADADPRAALDAPIVAFHAPATGDALLPELPPTGEDRALVEPIARTILTEEPTRLDVPEPRDIGALLLVIATIAGTLAVALALAGEATLVIGARIVLAAVGAGMLVGRAATTPRDACDPHPAPILAPPLISLVLAIWAALRPDRALGAEAASLAGIIVTATAAHAWLLESARGASAAERMFVAMALAVPGRRAPEEGAPGDGGKGKVFDICPGELVLVETGEVVPVDLVVASGEVEVLPWLGATTPVRRRAGDAVVAGAKVVRGRLRGTCTFVGNDRSFARVLLDPRRRADALAPIAQASRALAERWAIAAALIGGLSAFVAGGRGPIEIAMTAAAVHAALATAVIAGVAGVHVARGILLAQRRGIAYKSADAWDRAGKVTVAVFCARGTLLLGEPELAELEATGGKLEPADVLSLAAGAERGEEHPIATAIVRAAQTRGARPDGVRNAHYVPGLGVTAVTSSGEDLCVGSRPLLLAQRISIAAAEQRIAELEALGRTVVLVAVGTRLVGVLGLQDGLRPGARAAVQHLLDAQIEPVIMSGDARETCEAIGRSLDVDHIRPEVLPADRAAEVRRLIDAGTSVAVLGHPGVDDGALGAADVAVALGAAGASPGDLSVALASDDVRDAALSLALAHRSRIEARVALAIAVVPALIGAIAVAFGVLPPAYAPLTSLLGGAMAVMHVRALDRVRDAGPTRSHA; this comes from the coding sequence TTGCGCGCCGCAGGCCCCGTCGTCGATCCCGTCCCCTGCTCTGGATGCGGTAAACTGCTCGATCCGCTCCGCGCCGGGCACGTCGCGATCTTCGACCTCAAGTTCCACTTCTTCTGCAACCGTCACGCGTGCCGCGCGAGCTTCCTCGGCGAGCCGCCCAGCGCAGCTCCGCAGGACGCGCGCCGCGACGGCGCCCCGATCGCCGTGCTCGCTCCGCGGCTCGCGGACGCCGATCCACGCGCCGCGCTCGACGCGCCCATCGTCGCGTTCCACGCTCCCGCGACGGGCGACGCGCTTCTGCCCGAGCTGCCTCCGACGGGCGAAGATCGCGCCCTCGTCGAGCCCATCGCGCGCACGATCCTCACCGAGGAGCCCACGCGCCTCGACGTCCCCGAGCCTCGCGACATCGGCGCGCTCTTGCTCGTCATCGCCACCATCGCAGGCACCCTCGCCGTCGCGCTCGCGCTCGCAGGCGAGGCGACGCTCGTCATCGGCGCGCGCATCGTGCTCGCCGCGGTCGGCGCGGGCATGCTGGTCGGCCGCGCGGCAACGACGCCCCGCGACGCGTGCGATCCTCACCCGGCGCCGATCCTCGCGCCGCCCCTCATCTCGCTCGTGCTCGCGATCTGGGCGGCGCTGCGGCCCGATCGAGCCCTCGGCGCGGAGGCGGCCTCGCTCGCCGGCATCATCGTCACCGCGACGGCTGCACACGCGTGGCTGCTCGAGAGCGCGCGTGGGGCAAGCGCCGCCGAGCGCATGTTCGTCGCGATGGCCCTCGCCGTCCCAGGCCGGCGCGCGCCCGAGGAAGGCGCCCCCGGCGATGGCGGCAAGGGCAAGGTCTTCGACATCTGCCCGGGCGAGCTCGTGCTCGTCGAGACGGGCGAGGTCGTGCCCGTCGATCTCGTGGTCGCCTCGGGCGAGGTCGAGGTCCTGCCCTGGCTCGGCGCAACCACGCCCGTGCGCAGGCGCGCAGGAGACGCGGTCGTCGCGGGCGCGAAGGTCGTGCGCGGCAGGCTGCGCGGCACGTGCACCTTCGTGGGCAACGATCGCTCCTTCGCCCGCGTGCTGCTCGACCCGCGCCGGCGCGCCGACGCGCTCGCACCCATCGCCCAAGCCTCGCGCGCGCTCGCCGAGCGCTGGGCGATCGCAGCCGCGCTGATCGGCGGCCTGTCCGCGTTCGTCGCCGGCGGGCGCGGCCCCATCGAGATCGCGATGACCGCCGCGGCCGTGCACGCAGCGCTCGCGACGGCCGTCATCGCCGGCGTCGCGGGCGTGCATGTGGCGCGCGGCATCCTGCTCGCGCAGCGCCGGGGCATCGCCTACAAGAGCGCCGACGCCTGGGATCGCGCCGGCAAGGTCACGGTCGCCGTCTTCTGCGCGCGCGGCACGCTCCTTCTCGGCGAGCCCGAGCTCGCAGAGCTGGAGGCCACGGGCGGCAAGCTCGAGCCTGCCGACGTCCTGTCGCTCGCAGCAGGCGCCGAGCGAGGTGAAGAGCACCCGATCGCCACCGCGATCGTGCGCGCCGCGCAGACCCGCGGAGCGCGCCCGGACGGCGTGCGCAACGCCCACTACGTGCCCGGGCTCGGCGTCACGGCCGTGACGTCTTCGGGCGAGGATCTGTGCGTCGGAAGCCGCCCGCTCCTGCTCGCGCAGCGCATCAGCATCGCCGCGGCCGAGCAGCGCATCGCCGAGCTCGAGGCGCTCGGACGAACCGTGGTGCTCGTCGCCGTGGGCACGCGGCTCGTGGGGGTGCTCGGCCTTCAGGACGGCCTTCGTCCTGGCGCGCGCGCCGCAGTGCAGCACCTGCTCGACGCGCAGATCGAGCCCGTGATCATGTCGGGCGACGCGCGCGAGACGTGCGAGGCGATCGGCCGCTCGCTCGACGTCGATCACATCCGCCCCGAGGTTCTTCCGGCCGATCGAGCTGCCGAAGTGAGGCGTCTGATCGACGCGGGCACGAGCGTCGCCGTCCTCGGTCATCCGGGCGTCGACGACGGCGCGCTCGGCGCGGCAGACGTGGCCGTGGCGCTCGGCGCGGCGGGCGCGTCGCCCGGCGATCTCTCCGTCGCGCTCGCGTCCGACGACGTGCGCGACGCAGCGCTGTCTCTCGCGCTCGCGCACAGGTCTCGCATCGAGGCGCGCGTCGCTCTCGCGATCGCCGTGGTTCCTGCGCTGATCGGCGCGATCGCGGTCGCGTTCGGCGTCCTGCCGCCGGCGTACGCGCCCCTCACCTCGCTGCTCGGTGGAGCGATGGCCGTGATGCACGTCCGCGCGCTCGACCGTGTGCGCGACGCGGGACCGACGCGCTCGCACGCGTGA
- the argF gene encoding ornithine carbamoyltransferase has product MKRDFLRLADLGEGGVLAMLDRSAHFARIRGRAEHPKPLAGHAVALLFDKPSTRTRLSLEVATVELGGHPIIVTPDFSQMSRGEPTEDTARVLGRMVSAVAYRTSTAARIEAMARACRAPVLNSLTDEAHPMQVLADLLTVRDVRGRLSGLKVAWVGDASNVARSWIEAAGLLGLEIALGTPPAFAPPRDEVQLAQSRGGRVVITDSAQEAARGADVLLTDVWVSMGQEAEVAARKAALEPYRITRELVALASPEVVVLHCLPAHRGEEIDADVIDGPRSFAWDAVEARLHTSKALLEWAAAGQGFGHARPFLTSRDAGAR; this is encoded by the coding sequence GTGAAGCGCGACTTCTTGCGGCTCGCTGACCTCGGCGAGGGCGGCGTGCTCGCGATGCTGGACCGCTCGGCCCACTTCGCGCGCATCCGCGGTCGCGCCGAGCACCCGAAGCCGCTCGCAGGCCACGCGGTGGCGCTGCTGTTCGACAAGCCGTCCACCCGCACGCGCCTGTCGCTCGAGGTCGCGACCGTCGAGCTCGGCGGTCACCCGATCATCGTCACGCCCGACTTCTCGCAGATGAGCCGCGGCGAGCCGACGGAGGACACGGCGCGCGTGCTCGGGCGCATGGTGTCGGCCGTCGCGTACCGGACGAGCACCGCCGCGCGCATCGAGGCCATGGCGCGCGCGTGCCGCGCCCCGGTGCTCAACTCCCTCACCGACGAAGCCCACCCGATGCAGGTGCTCGCCGACCTGCTCACCGTGCGCGACGTGCGAGGCCGGCTCTCGGGCCTCAAGGTCGCCTGGGTCGGCGACGCGAGCAACGTGGCGCGATCGTGGATCGAAGCCGCTGGGCTGCTCGGCCTCGAGATCGCCCTCGGCACGCCGCCCGCGTTCGCGCCGCCGCGCGACGAGGTGCAGCTCGCCCAGTCTCGCGGCGGCCGCGTCGTGATCACCGACAGCGCGCAAGAGGCCGCTCGCGGGGCCGACGTCCTGCTCACCGACGTGTGGGTCAGCATGGGTCAGGAGGCGGAGGTCGCCGCGCGCAAGGCGGCGCTCGAGCCGTACCGGATCACGCGCGAGCTCGTCGCGCTCGCCTCGCCCGAGGTCGTCGTGCTGCACTGCTTGCCGGCGCATCGCGGCGAGGAGATCGACGCCGACGTCATCGATGGGCCGCGAAGCTTCGCGTGGGACGCCGTGGAGGCGCGCCTGCACACGAGCAAGGCTCTGCTCGAGTGGGCGGCCGCGGGCCAGGGCTTCGGCCACGCGCGCCCCTTTCTGACCAGCCGCGACGCCGGCGCAAGGTAG
- a CDS encoding aspartate aminotransferase family protein, giving the protein MTTAAEHRSQSAPSPTAAETQDLAALGSKRLVGNYRQPSFVLERGRGCELWDTEGRRYLDLAAGVAVCSLGHGHPRLSAAIAEQAARLMHVSNYFFNAENVRLAEELCKKSGFDRAFFCNSGAEANEAMLKLTRRHFWSKGETERYRIIAFDNAFHGRTMGAVALTGTPKYREGFGPPLTGVTHLPYGDLEAVRAAMGPDVAGIFVEPVQGEGGVIPPPKGFLAGLRALCDEHGALLLLDEVQTGIGRTGTFLGAEHDGVKGDAIALAKGLGGGFPIGALLIPERLNAALPPGSHGSTFGGNALASAAARTVIAVLDEENLIEGARVKGQRLAQGLTAIAQKYPDLCSGQRGRGLLQGLVLAPGVDARVALGKARDRGILLTVAGASTLRFSPPLVITEAEIDEALAAVDRALAEVRA; this is encoded by the coding sequence ATGACCACCGCCGCAGAGCACCGCTCGCAGAGCGCCCCCTCCCCCACGGCCGCCGAGACCCAGGACCTCGCTGCCCTCGGGAGCAAGCGCCTCGTCGGCAACTACCGCCAGCCCTCGTTCGTCCTTGAGCGCGGGCGCGGGTGCGAGCTGTGGGACACCGAAGGCCGCCGCTACCTCGACCTCGCCGCAGGCGTGGCCGTCTGCTCGCTCGGACACGGGCACCCGCGCCTGTCCGCCGCGATTGCCGAGCAGGCCGCTCGCTTGATGCACGTCTCGAACTACTTCTTCAACGCGGAGAACGTCCGCCTCGCCGAAGAGCTCTGCAAGAAGAGCGGCTTCGACCGCGCGTTCTTCTGCAACTCGGGCGCCGAGGCGAACGAGGCGATGCTCAAGCTCACGCGCCGGCATTTCTGGAGCAAGGGCGAGACCGAGCGCTACCGGATCATCGCGTTCGACAACGCCTTCCACGGCCGCACGATGGGCGCCGTCGCGCTCACCGGCACGCCCAAGTACCGCGAGGGCTTCGGCCCGCCGCTCACCGGCGTCACGCACCTGCCCTACGGCGACCTCGAGGCCGTGCGCGCCGCGATGGGCCCCGACGTGGCCGGCATCTTCGTCGAGCCCGTGCAGGGCGAAGGCGGCGTGATCCCGCCCCCGAAGGGCTTTCTCGCGGGCCTGCGCGCGCTCTGCGACGAGCACGGCGCGCTCCTGCTCCTCGATGAAGTGCAGACCGGCATCGGCCGCACGGGCACGTTCCTCGGCGCCGAGCACGACGGCGTGAAGGGCGACGCGATCGCGCTCGCCAAGGGCCTCGGCGGCGGCTTCCCCATCGGCGCGCTGCTCATCCCCGAGCGCCTGAACGCCGCGCTCCCGCCCGGCAGCCACGGCTCGACCTTCGGCGGCAACGCGCTCGCCTCCGCCGCCGCGCGCACCGTGATCGCCGTCCTCGACGAGGAGAACCTCATCGAAGGCGCGCGGGTCAAAGGACAGCGGCTCGCTCAGGGCCTGACGGCGATCGCGCAGAAGTACCCCGACCTGTGCAGCGGGCAGCGCGGCCGAGGACTGCTTCAAGGCCTGGTGCTCGCGCCGGGCGTCGATGCGCGCGTCGCGCTTGGCAAGGCGCGCGATCGCGGGATCCTGCTCACCGTGGCCGGCGCGAGCACGCTGCGCTTCTCGCCTCCGCTCGTGATCACCGAGGCGGAGATCGACGAGGCGCTCGCGGCCGTCGACCGCGCGCTCGCCGAGGTCCGAGCGTGA
- a CDS encoding nucleotide exchange factor GrpE produces the protein MSEPDPTTNPGDGEASAQTEGSPAEGASAESGETTVEQRLADALAESARLRDQLLRTAADFDNFRKRSRREADDAHKRGKETTIKDLLPVFDNFERAIQAAEASPEAKAVAEGLRIVLKQFQATLEKMGIQRVVAVGQPFDPMVHEAIQQLESADQPAGVVLYEVQPGYRMGDHLVRAAMVVVSKGPAGGESTPPN, from the coding sequence ATGTCTGAGCCCGATCCGACGACGAATCCCGGTGATGGAGAAGCGTCCGCCCAGACCGAAGGCAGCCCTGCAGAGGGCGCTTCGGCCGAGAGCGGCGAGACCACGGTGGAGCAGCGCCTGGCCGATGCGCTCGCCGAGTCCGCGCGGCTGCGCGACCAGCTCCTGCGCACGGCGGCCGACTTCGACAACTTCCGCAAGCGCTCCCGGCGCGAGGCCGACGACGCCCACAAGCGCGGCAAGGAGACCACGATCAAGGATCTCCTGCCGGTCTTCGACAACTTCGAGCGAGCGATCCAGGCCGCCGAGGCCTCGCCCGAGGCGAAGGCCGTGGCCGAGGGGCTGCGCATCGTGCTGAAGCAGTTCCAGGCGACGCTCGAGAAGATGGGCATCCAGCGCGTGGTCGCGGTGGGACAGCCCTTCGACCCGATGGTGCACGAGGCGATCCAGCAGCTCGAGTCGGCCGATCAGCCCGCGGGCGTGGTCCTCTACGAGGTGCAGCCTGGTTACCGCATGGGCGATCATCTCGTCCGCGCGGCGATGGTCGTGGTCTCGAAGGGCCCTGCGGGCGGCGAGAGCACACCCCCGAACTAG
- the dnaK gene encoding molecular chaperone DnaK, protein MGRIVGIDLGTTNSCVAVVEGAGATSASDVKVIPNAEGARTTPSVVAFTASGERLIGQVARRQAATNPQSTVYAVKRLMGRKHVSPEVQRAVAFAPYSIVAAPNGDAWVELRGKACSPPEVSAMILAQMKETAERYLGEPVTEAVITVPAYFDDAQRQATKDAGRIAGLEVRRIINEPTAAALAYGLDRRGAETIAVYDLGGGTFDISVLELNGGVFSVKATGGDTHLGGEDFDQRLVDMMVGEVQLEHGVDLRADRVAMQRLKEAAERAKHELSSSRETEINLPFIAVGLDGSPLHVERTLPRNELELLTGDLVERTIDVCRAVLEDARLSPAKIHTVVLVGGMTRMPAVQSAVRELFGREPCKGVNPDEVVAVGAALQAAALGGQVDEVLLLDVTPLSLGVETGGGVMTKLIPRNTTLPTSKGEIFTTSVDNQSFVPIHVLQGEREMAEDNQSLARFELSGIPPAPRGVPKIQVVFSIDENGIVHVEAKDLGTGRVQKVKVTPTSGLAPSEVDRLVSEAERFKGEDGRRRDLAELRNQAETLLYTTEQAIEGYAELVDAATQKRLREGCARLRRLLDEGAGVDALREAYVGLEAAAFRMSEAIYG, encoded by the coding sequence ATGGGGAGAATCGTAGGGATCGACCTCGGCACCACGAACTCGTGCGTGGCGGTCGTCGAGGGGGCGGGGGCGACCTCGGCGAGCGACGTCAAGGTCATCCCCAACGCCGAGGGCGCGCGCACGACGCCCTCGGTCGTCGCGTTCACCGCGAGCGGTGAGCGGCTCATCGGTCAGGTGGCGCGGCGTCAGGCGGCGACCAACCCCCAGAGCACGGTCTACGCGGTCAAGCGGCTCATGGGCCGCAAGCACGTCTCGCCCGAGGTGCAGCGGGCGGTGGCGTTCGCGCCCTACTCGATCGTCGCAGCGCCGAACGGCGACGCGTGGGTCGAGCTGCGAGGCAAGGCGTGCTCGCCGCCCGAGGTCTCTGCGATGATCCTCGCGCAGATGAAGGAGACCGCCGAGCGCTACCTCGGCGAGCCCGTCACCGAGGCGGTGATCACGGTCCCGGCGTACTTCGACGACGCCCAGCGGCAGGCGACCAAGGACGCTGGCCGCATCGCGGGCCTCGAGGTGCGTCGCATCATCAACGAGCCCACGGCGGCCGCGCTCGCGTACGGGCTCGATCGGCGCGGGGCCGAGACCATCGCGGTCTACGACCTCGGCGGCGGCACGTTCGACATCTCGGTGCTCGAGCTGAACGGCGGCGTGTTCAGCGTGAAGGCGACCGGCGGCGACACGCACCTCGGCGGCGAGGACTTCGATCAGCGCCTCGTCGACATGATGGTGGGCGAGGTCCAGCTCGAGCACGGCGTGGATCTGCGCGCCGATCGGGTGGCGATGCAGCGGCTCAAGGAGGCCGCCGAGAGGGCGAAGCACGAGCTGTCGTCGTCGCGCGAGACCGAGATCAACCTGCCGTTCATCGCCGTCGGTCTCGACGGATCACCGCTGCACGTCGAGCGGACGTTGCCGCGCAACGAGCTGGAACTGCTCACCGGAGATCTCGTCGAGCGCACGATCGATGTCTGTCGCGCCGTGCTCGAGGATGCGCGGCTGTCGCCCGCGAAGATCCATACCGTGGTGCTCGTCGGTGGCATGACGCGCATGCCCGCCGTGCAGAGCGCGGTGCGCGAGCTGTTCGGGCGAGAGCCGTGCAAGGGCGTGAACCCGGACGAGGTGGTGGCCGTGGGCGCCGCGCTCCAGGCGGCCGCGCTCGGCGGGCAGGTGGACGAGGTCCTTCTGCTCGACGTCACGCCGCTGTCGCTCGGCGTGGAGACGGGCGGCGGCGTGATGACCAAGCTCATCCCGCGCAACACGACGCTCCCGACGTCGAAGGGCGAGATCTTCACGACGAGCGTCGACAACCAGAGCTTCGTCCCGATCCACGTCCTGCAAGGCGAGCGGGAGATGGCGGAGGACAACCAGAGCCTCGCCCGCTTCGAGCTGTCCGGCATACCGCCCGCGCCGCGCGGCGTGCCCAAGATCCAGGTCGTCTTCAGCATCGACGAGAATGGAATCGTGCACGTGGAGGCGAAGGATCTCGGCACCGGGCGCGTGCAGAAGGTGAAGGTCACTCCCACGAGCGGGCTCGCCCCGAGCGAGGTGGACCGGCTCGTGAGCGAGGCCGAGCGATTCAAGGGAGAGGACGGCCGGCGTCGCGATCTCGCGGAGCTGCGCAACCAAGCCGAGACCTTGCTCTACACGACCGAGCAGGCGATCGAGGGCTACGCCGAGCTCGTCGACGCGGCCACGCAGAAGCGGCTGCGCGAGGGGTGCGCTCGATTGCGAAGGCTGCTCGACGAGGGCGCGGGGGTGGACGCGCTGCGCGAGGCGTACGTGGGGCTCGAGGCGGCGGCGTTCCGCATGTCGGAGGCGATCTACGGGTAG